One part of the Amphiura filiformis chromosome 5, Afil_fr2py, whole genome shotgun sequence genome encodes these proteins:
- the LOC140153080 gene encoding 26S proteasome regulatory subunit 4 gives MGQNQSGPGGGGSGGDKKDDKDKKKKYEPPVPTRVGKKRRRTRGPDTANKLPQVTPHTRCRLRLLKQERIKDYLLMEEEFIRNQERLKPQEEKDEEERSKVDDLRGTPMSVGSLEEIIDDNHAIVSASVGSEYYVSILSFVDKDQLEPGCTVLLNHKVLAIVGVLSDDTDPMVSVMKLEKAPQESYADIGGLDQQIQEIKESVELPLTHPEYYEEMGIKPPKGVILFGAPGTGKTLLAKAVANQTSATFLRVVGSELIQKYLGDGPKLVRELFRVAEEHAPSIVFIDEIDAIGTKRYESNSGGEREIQRTMLELLNQLDGFDHKGDVKVIMATNRIETLDPALIRPGRIDRKIEFPLPDEKTKRRIFNIHTSRMTLSDDVNLDEYIMAKDDLSGADIKAICTEAGLMALRERRMKVTNEDFKKSKENVLYRKNEGTPEGLYL, from the exons ATG GGTCAAAACCAATCAGGtcctggtggtggtggtagtggtggagACAAGAAGGATGACAAG GACAAGAAGAAGAAGTATGAACCTCCCGTACCCACAAGAGTGGGTAAGAAGAGAAGACGAACCAGGGGTCCAGATACCGCTAACAAATTGCCACAAG TTACACCACACACAAGATGCAGATTAAGATTGCTGAAACAAGAACGAATTAAGGATTATTTGCTGATGGAGGAAGAGTTTATTCGTAACCAGGAGAGACTCAAACCACAGGAAGAGAAAGATGAG GAAGAACGTTCCAAAGTGGATGACCTTCGTGGTACCCCTATGTCAGTAGGTAGCTTGGAGGAGATCATCGATGATAACCACGCCATTGTATCTGCGTCCGTTGGCTCAGAATATTACGTCAGTATATTGTCCTTTGTAGATAAAGATCAACTTGAACCAGGCTGTACAGTTCTACTCAATCACAAG GTGTTAGCCATAGTTGGTGTGTTAAGTGATGATACAGACCCAATGGTTTCAGTCATGAAGTTAGAGAAAGCCCCACAAGAGTCATACGCAGATATCGGAGGTTTAGACCAACAGATCCAGGAGATCAAG GAATCTGTAGAACTGCCATTAACTCATCCTGAATATTATGAGGAGATGGGCATCAAACCACCCAAAGGAGTCATCCTGTTCGGTGCACCGGGAACAGGCAAGACATTGCTAGCTAAGGCTGTAGCCAATCAGACGTCTGCTACTTTCCTTAGAGTTGTAGGCTCAGAACTCATCCAGAAGTACTTG GGAGATGGTCCAAAGCTGGTGAGAGAATTATTCAGGGTGGCCGAGGAGCATGCTCCTTCAATCGTCTTCATTGATGAAATTGATGCTATAGGCACTAAAAG GTATGAATCCAACTCTGGTGGTGAGCGTGAAATTCAGCGTACCATGTTAGAACTTCTTAATCAGCTTGATGGCTTTGACCACAAAGGCGACGTCAAAGTGATTATGGCTACAAATCGTATAGAAACACTAGATCCAGCTCTTATACGACCAG GTCGTATTGACAGGAAGATTGAGTTCCCACTACCTGATGAGAAAACCAAGCGCCGCATCTTCAACATTCACACAAGTCGTATGACGCTTTCTGATGATGTTAATCTGGATGAGTACATCATGGCCAAGGACGATCTGTCTGGAGCTGATATCAAG GCTATCTGCACAGAAGCTGGTCTAATGGCGCTGAGAGAACGTAGGATGAAAGTCACCAATGAAGACTTCAAGAAGTCAAAGGAAAACGTCTTGTATCGCAAAAACGAAGGCACTCCAGAAGGTCTCTACCTATAA